One Mycobacterium sp. SMC-4 DNA window includes the following coding sequences:
- a CDS encoding GlxA family transcriptional regulator, whose amino-acid sequence MPAGRPLRDIALLGFDGVRILDITGPAEVFDVARALGCGYEVTVYSCSDGPLVRSSSGLAFEATPGSNLGDVDTVIVPGGDILVRDRAPDDVQRLIGLHARRARRVAALGTGSFALASTGLLDGRRATTHWRYADSFAARHPSTILDRDSVLVRDGKMWTAADGCAAIDLALALVAEDHGEDLAQEIAKDMVVLGRRMAGHPQISVAARTPRPRHPELVRLMATINVDPAGRYELETVAARIGMSPRHLARVFKSHVGLTLRQYVHAVRLENALGLVLAGESFHSAARRSGLRYGPQIRDHLASHNIPSARLPAARLLMDSGSTKPVSVRSG is encoded by the coding sequence ATGCCTGCCGGCCGCCCGTTGCGAGACATCGCACTACTGGGGTTCGACGGTGTGCGGATACTCGACATCACCGGCCCCGCCGAGGTGTTCGACGTGGCACGCGCCCTCGGCTGCGGCTATGAGGTCACGGTCTACTCGTGCTCTGACGGTCCTCTCGTCCGGAGCTCCTCGGGGCTGGCATTCGAAGCCACCCCGGGGTCGAATCTCGGTGACGTGGACACTGTGATCGTGCCCGGCGGCGACATTCTGGTTCGCGACCGCGCACCGGACGACGTGCAGCGACTCATCGGACTGCATGCCCGTCGTGCACGACGCGTCGCTGCGCTGGGAACCGGCTCGTTCGCGCTGGCCTCGACCGGATTGCTCGACGGACGGCGTGCCACCACGCATTGGCGTTACGCCGACAGCTTTGCTGCACGTCATCCCTCGACCATCCTCGACCGTGATTCGGTCCTTGTCCGCGACGGCAAGATGTGGACGGCAGCCGACGGTTGCGCGGCAATCGATCTGGCGCTGGCATTGGTGGCCGAGGATCACGGCGAGGATTTGGCCCAAGAGATTGCGAAGGACATGGTGGTGCTCGGCAGGAGGATGGCGGGCCACCCGCAGATCTCGGTCGCAGCCCGTACGCCGCGCCCACGCCACCCCGAGCTCGTGCGCCTGATGGCGACCATCAACGTCGATCCGGCGGGACGCTACGAGCTCGAGACTGTGGCGGCGCGGATCGGGATGAGCCCTCGGCACCTCGCACGAGTGTTCAAGTCCCACGTCGGCCTCACCTTACGCCAGTACGTCCATGCGGTTCGGCTGGAGAATGCGCTGGGCCTGGTACTGGCCGGCGAATCCTTTCACTCCGCGGCCCGGCGCAGCGGGCTGCGCTACGGACCACAGATACGGGATCACCTTGCCTCGCACAATATTCCGTCCGCCCGTCTACCTGCAGCGAGGCTATTGATGGATTCCGGTAGTACGAAACCGGTTTCGGTACGTTCCGGGTGA
- a CDS encoding GlxA family transcriptional regulator, with the protein MADHAGDTDSPRSPTARTVVFALYDKVTLQDVAAPLEIFARANDFGANYRVLLASPSGSSVGTTAFARLDVDVALAEVPDEIDTLLVPGGVPADFSFTPGLHDIPEEPTPDAVPEALQMVRALAPRSRRIASVCTGAFVLAALGLLEGRRATTHWAHCQTLARSYPHVKVDPDSLFVQDGPFITGAGITAGIDLALALVESDYGPAVARRVARWMVVFLQRPGGQAQFSVWAESALPIPGGLRAIVDMVVTDPGADHSIASMATRAAMSERHLVRLFREQVGMTPARFVEQARLEAAKVLLATGDQSQDTVARRVGFGTSDTMRRTFRRNLGVSPGTYRNRFRTTGIHQ; encoded by the coding sequence GTGGCCGACCACGCAGGTGACACCGACAGTCCGCGCAGCCCCACTGCCAGGACCGTCGTATTTGCGCTCTACGACAAGGTCACCTTGCAGGACGTCGCTGCTCCGCTGGAGATCTTTGCACGTGCCAACGACTTCGGTGCGAACTACCGAGTGCTGCTGGCTTCGCCGTCGGGGTCATCGGTCGGGACCACGGCATTCGCCAGACTCGATGTCGACGTCGCCCTGGCTGAGGTGCCTGACGAGATCGATACGCTGTTGGTTCCCGGCGGCGTTCCGGCAGATTTCTCGTTCACCCCCGGCCTGCACGATATTCCCGAGGAACCTACGCCGGACGCCGTGCCCGAGGCCCTGCAGATGGTACGTGCGCTCGCGCCGCGGTCCCGTCGGATCGCCTCGGTGTGCACCGGGGCATTCGTGCTCGCTGCACTCGGACTCCTCGAAGGGCGCCGGGCCACCACACACTGGGCGCACTGCCAGACATTGGCCCGCAGCTACCCGCACGTCAAGGTCGACCCTGACTCGTTGTTCGTCCAGGACGGCCCCTTCATCACCGGTGCGGGCATCACCGCCGGGATCGACTTGGCGCTGGCTCTGGTGGAAAGCGACTACGGCCCCGCGGTCGCACGACGGGTGGCACGATGGATGGTGGTCTTCCTGCAACGGCCTGGCGGGCAAGCGCAATTCAGCGTATGGGCCGAGTCTGCTCTGCCAATCCCCGGTGGTCTGCGCGCCATCGTGGACATGGTTGTCACCGACCCGGGTGCTGACCATTCGATCGCATCGATGGCCACCCGGGCAGCGATGAGCGAACGACATCTGGTCCGGCTGTTCCGTGAACAAGTCGGGATGACACCGGCGCGATTCGTCGAGCAGGCCAGACTGGAGGCAGCCAAGGTTCTGCTTGCCACCGGGGATCAGAGTCAGGACACGGTGGCGCGGCGGGTCGGGTTCGGCACCTCCGACACGATGCGTCGGACATTCCGTCGTAACCTCGGCGTCTCACCCGGAACGTACCGAAACCGGTTTCGTACTACCGGAATCCATCAATAG